GTCTGGGGATACGAATGGCTTGGAGTTCAAAATCAAGGATCTTATTTCTCCTGCAATCTTGGAATTATTTTCGTAGTGTGGTTAAACTTGTAGATATTACTCTGGGTAGATGGGTTGAGATCGGTAAACAAGGATTAAGTTTTGGTAtgattatttatctatatatcttttcttccttgaaTGTGGTGATTTGAGTGGATGTAACTAACATGACTGATTAGCTAAGGTTTACTTATAGATTGCCTCGGAGTTGCCTCCTGAGTGGTACTATGAAGGAAAATGATTTTGCGTTGCTTCAGTTCCTCTCGTAGCGACATCTCATGCTTATTCTATGTTCCAAGAGTTGCAAAGTGGTGGTAAATGGGCAgaagatttattatagaaaaggCTCCACAGAAAACTATACAATTATAGTCTCGCtcatacagtacatacatatccaGGAAAGAACAAGGACCATAACGCCATACACCCAGCTCATGGttagttaatagatattGGTGCTGATAGTGATATTGATAATGCCATTGCTAATATTATAGAAGAATGGTGAATCTGGCTGCCTGGCCTGCAGTGACAAGCTAGAATCTATTGTATCGTTAGTATTGGACACAATGGTAGTGAGATGAGATAAGGCTGGAGGGTTGACAAAGAACGCACCGAATTTCGTAACTTCCTGCTCGAGTCATATACCGTACCCACTTCACACTGCTATAGTTGCTCTTCTCAAAGACCTTGAGATACCGGACCAACAGTCCGCTACTCGTGAACATGAGAAGGCTGAACGAGAGACTGAGCGGCGGCCGGCTCCAAGCCTTCTGATGTGTCATGCTGGTGAGCGTTGCCTCGGCCGTGAGCACGTACTCGCTTCCACCAGAGAAACGGGCGATCTTCCAGACAATGTTGTTGTGTTCGGGTTCGTATTTGGCGCGGCCTTGACTGGTGCGTTCGGTGGTTTTGGCTGTGTTGAGCGGCGTCGGGATGCGAATGACGACGTTCGTCGCGAAGAGTTTCGAGCTATAGTTCGCCTTGATGGCGACGCTGTATTCGACCTTCGTCGTACCCACTTCCCTCACGATGGGATGCACCTTGAACGGGAGGTTTACGTTCTCCGTCGCGCGGTATCGCATGAGCTCGAACTCGCCGTCCGGCGGAACGAACGAGATGATGCGGTCTGCGTCGAACCGGCCCAGTTTCACGCACTGGTGGAATTGACAGTCCTCAAGTGTGACGGAGCCCGCCGCGGCGCGAGTTCCCTTCGTTGTCATGCCCCGTTGACCGGACTCTGAGCCACCAGCCGCATCAGTGTCGAGCAGTAGGCGATCGTTGAGGCCGAACTTGCACTCCGGTGTGCCGGAGAGGTAGGCGCGCATGACGATCTGGCCGTTGACGTCGGCGCGGAGTACGGTGCCAGTCGCGGACATTAAAAGATTGACATCTTCGATCACGTCAACAAAGGCCTCGTTCTTGCGGTATTTGATATCGGAGCGGCGCCAGGAGAGCGCGCCGGTGGCTTGCATGGTGATGCGGCTTGAGTCGGTGGGGTTGTTGACGATGGCGGATTTGACTCCCTCCGTCGTGATGTACATCTTCAGAGTGTCTGTTTCCGTGTTTTGGGGGTATCCGAAGTCGAGGATCTCTGGATCATATCTGTTAGCTCTCTGCCCTCACTGTCTGTCtgctctccttttccttgagTCCTTGCTCCCATGTCACCTTCGCCCCACCACCCGCATGCACAGCTATACCATAGCTCACAAGAAAACAATGTGAAAAGAACTCACCATCCAGCAGCTCATAAACCAAAACGAAATTATTCTTAACCGCCTCCTCGTCGAATTTCCCAAAGTAGCTCTTCCCCAGCATCACCAACCGATACAAAAACTCGAACACGAGAGCCGCATTGGCGTTGCTCTTGGTCACCGCTACCAGATAGATATTTTCGTGCTTCACATGGCTGAACGTCGTGGATCCTAGCGTGAGAATGGGCGAGCGAACTTGCGGGTTGGAGATGACTTGGATGCGGAAGATGTCGGCCAACCGGGGGCGGCAGTCATTGCGGAAGGCACGGAAGATGAGGTTTTCGCCTTTTTGGTTGAAAATTAGGATACCGGAGAGCATTGTGGAGGGGTGAGaggggaggagggaggagaggagggtaAAGGGGGAGTGTTAGGGAGGTTGCGAAAAGTTCGGGGGGTGGAAAGTTGGGTTTAGAGATCGGCGTCGAGTGGAAGTAAGCTTCTGGACTGAGAGACGTGGGGAATCGTTTTAGCTGCGGTCCCTGTTTTAAATATACCCCCGTCCACCAAATAATAAGAATCTCAACCATAGCTTTTATGCCACTCATGCACTTATTCACTCAATGATGATTGcattaattttttttcatAGGCACTATTGTTTTCCTAGCCTGTTCCTGGCCTTCAGAGCCCTCTTGTTATGCACAACCGGCATATATGACATACACCGAACGAAGCGAACTATAGACACAGACTGTATACAGAATATAAACAGAGATTCCCATCCCATAACGGGCGAAGACCAAAAGGGTTTGTGGCAAATTCAGAGACATGGTATCAACGATCTGAAATCAAGGACGTGGATATCGTCAAATCGAAAAGATGTAAGGGTAATCAAGAAAAACATCCCAAGTCGCTAGAATCGTGCAGCTGCAGGTCgcagcaaagaaagcaaaaattaaaaaagggGTTAAAATCAAGAAATACagtaaaagaagaagaaaataaaaaggacTTCAAAGCATCAAGTCCTAAACCATCCCACCTTTTAGACTTAGACCACACCACTGCTCGGTCGAGTCCCGGGCAGTGATGGCCCACGCTCACTGGGAATGATGCCAACCTTGGGGTCGGGAATCTGTATGTCCAACGACATGTAAGCCGTCCGTCGAAGGCTCCAGATATATACCCCGTCCTTTGCGCCGACCTCACGGTTCCAATTGTCCACCCAGTCTTCTATTTGCTTGAGCTGGCTTTTGACTCCCGTGGCCCCTATATCCTCCCAGATCCAGCCAGTCAGCAACGCCAGTGCTCCATCTATCCAGTTTCGAAGGCTGAATGGATCGAATGCCTTCACAAGCTTGTCATTGACCGTAGCAATAATCCTGCGGAATTCCTGCTCAGGCAGTAACGGATCGAGAATCTCCGGATACAGGTTGGAAAACGTCGGGGCCAGATCTCCCCTAACCATCCAGTCTCGCCGAATCCGAATAATGCGTGTCGTATGGTACTCCTGGGATCTCACTGATACATGCGGGTTAATATGAGGGTAACACGGATGGGCTGGTCCCCAAGCTAACTCCTCTGCCACATCGTTTTCGCCACCAGGATGTTGCCCTGTATGTGACGGTATCGAAGCAATCTGTGCTTGCGACCGCAGAGAGGCCTGTGATTGAATATGTCGGGGGCGCTCGTCGAGGGGGTTCGATCGGTCGACCACGGGGTCTTGACTCAGATGTGCCCGGTCGGGCGGACGAATACTTTGTGCCTCCGGACTCCCATGATTTCCCGCCGATTCTGGCATTTCCTGTAACGGCCAATCTTCGTTGAAGGTACCACTGCGCCTTTGCGCTCGAGGCACTGCGATGCTGGAGCGCCCACTATCGGTCTCGCCCTGGCTGCGCTCCACCACTAGACTGTTCGGGGATGGGGTGAGTCGGTTGCGACGTTGCTCGGGAATCGACAGGAGAGGGTATGCGTCGCGGTGCGTCTCGAGACAGAGATTCTCTTCGGAGCCCTGGAAGGGATGAGGGACGGTGATCGGCGTAATTCGCGGGACGTAGTTGACAGGGTTCGCGAGTCGAACCGAGGGCGGCCGTaagatggaggagggagtCCAGAAACCCTTGTGTCGCGGTATGGATCGGGAGGAGCTCGTTGGTCTGGAATGATAGGCCGATGACGATGCACGCTGGTGGGACTCCCACGAACGGCGCGGGCTTCGATGGCCACGCGGGGGCAGGGAAGACTCTTCAGCCTCGGGCGGGGATATAAGAGGAGTATCCCGAGCCGCGAAAGACGCCGTTTCCGACACGGGCGACGAGTCGAGAATATATGAGAGaccagaaggaggaggagacaCGGTGACAGGAAGGGCCGTCGTGGTGAAGATTgcagagagaagaaaagcaacacCGAATTGATGAGCAGACGAGGAGGGATGCTGATTGGCGGGCGAGAGGCAGAAAGGGGCAAGGCAAGGGTCACGACTCGGTCAAAGCGCGACATTAGTCGCTGTGAtgtaaaaaaataagtattGCCCTCAATATGAACTTctaggaaaatgaagaattcTATGAGAGCGACAATGGTAAGTGAAATCTGGAACTCTTTATCGTATGTTCAATCCGTGATGTTTTTCACTTCAATAGTTCTTTTCGTCGGATCTTTCGGCGGATGGGTCAATATGAGCCCATTTCCTATTTGGACCCAAAAACAAGACGAGGACAGTCAATATGAGCTGGACAAAGCAAGAGCAAGTCAATGGACGAGAAGTAAACCGAACGGCAGATGTGACGGGATCTCAATCTTCTAATcctaataaataaataaccctcctcctcatcctggTGCATAACACCCCCCTGACGAAACAATAAATGGATCAATAGCCCAACCGGAAAGTAAGGCTTTTAAGCCTTTGCGTCATTCACGAATCCTCTCCCTTAGGGCATTTCTATCACGGGAGGAAACCAGGCAGCGGGCATTCAAAACACCAACGAGAACAgtaaacaaaagaagaaaaagatccCCActgaaagagaggaagggcaaaaaaaaaaaagcaaaaaaataaaagaaaaagaaaattctaaGACAGTTAACCGACCTGCATCATATGTCATATAGCATTATGTGTAACACTCCGACCATGATTAAGACGCCTCTTATGCAGTCATTTCCAGGATGGATACATCTAAAAGCTACTGTAGGGCAGCATTCCCGTACCCTACAACCCGTAGCCTTAGGTTTGCCCATCAATCAACCTGAAGCAATTACGACGTTGCTCTCTTTGTCCATCTGGGAAAGCTTGGACTCCCCCAAGACCGAGACCCCTGGCGTTGTTTGCTGCTAATTATAATGGTGGAACCTAAACCGTCTTCTTGGCCGCTCCTTCATTAGTCGCCGTTTAGCCCGTGGTCGTGTAGCTGAACAACCTGGACCGACCCGTAAGTTAGGGCACCAACTTTCAATAGTACCGCTTAGTGAGAGACCCTTTCTCCCGAAGTAGATCAGATTCGACTACCACCGAGGtgaatattctatatatactgaAGCAAACGGTCTAGTTCTCAAgattactaaatattaatccATTTTAAGTACGTACTGTGGTTTCTAGTCACTCATGGACCCATCTATATAACACTCATTAAGATTCGTTTTGAACACCGTCCCGCGGAACTCCGAAACGCGTACAGACATGATGAAATCATCAAAAAAGACGTGAAACCCTCACCGCTGCAAGCCCAACCGAAGCCCGGACGAGTTACTTGCCATTTACATTTCGATTGGCCATGGCTTGCATCCGTCGCAAGGCTTCTCGATGCAAGTCTGTCATGTCTCCTCGCTGCATGCCTTCCGCAATAGCATTTTCAACTTTGACTGACGAGGCTCTTCCCCGCAGcttcctggaagaggttggATTCCGTTCACCCGTCCCTTGGCTAGTCATCGGAGGCTTCTGGGCTGCCCGACTTCGCCTGTCATGTACATTTTCTCGTACAGATTCCCGCCATGCCGCCAAGGAACTTGGGGTGTTAAGTGGGCTTGGTGTACTCCTTCTCGTGGGAGCTTGGCTTACAGTAGACTGCACAGCCATCTGCTGATGTAGCATTGTGCGACGTCGGGATAGAGGCATGTCGTCTGCTTCTTCAGGAATGGGGAAAGTTGATTGTCGGGGCGAAACCTCGGCTCCTTGGGCGAACCTCGAGGGCCAGGGGTTAGCACTGAGCGAGATAGACGACAACCTGTTTCGCATCATGCCCTCGCGCACTGCGATGAGAGGGGGCGGCCCTTTCCACTGAGGTCTAGCAACCTCGACCTCTTCACGCTGCTGTACCCCTGGATCGACTGTAGGAGGTACAGCGTCGTACATATTGACAGCATCAGGAACTCCCTGAACTGGTTGGCCTTGGGTTTCTGGACGCGCAGCATGAGCAATTTTAGTTTCCGGGAAGACTGCTGGACCGGAAGCTGCTCTCTTATGCGTTCGAGAGCTGATCTGCAACTGAGAGTCATTGGCCATCTGGCTAGTTTCATTTATAACCGGCGGCTCGACGATAGAGACACGCCTCTCGACAGCTGGCGGTGGCTGCGCATTCAAAGGTGTTTGCAGTAGTTCTTCTACTTTGACAGGTGCAGCGGCCTCTTTAACTTCATCAGGGACTTCGTGTTCCTCTTCGGCTGGCTCGATCGGTTCAGGTTCGGGAGCTTCCGCATCGTCCAAATGCTTAGCCCACTCGTTCGTTCGATAGGATTGTACTACCCTTGATGTTCGTTGTGGAAGTCGTTTTACAGTTTCTATATCCAGCCGCGGGGGTGATTCTTTCCTAGGCTTGGTCTTGGTTTCAGATCCTGACTTCGAAGATCTCTGCTTGACAGGGGCAGGTTTCTTAGTTTTTGGAGAGGATCCCTTGGACGAAGACCCCCTTGATTGGCTGACTTCGACTGGCTTTTCAACTTGATCGTCTGGAACCGAGCCATTCACATTGGACCCAACGACCTGTGGCTTGCCATCGTTCTGGTCTGCTGACCCTGTTGTTTCGGCTGTTACTCCAGTTTCTTGAGGCATTTCTGTGGACTGCTCGCCACGTTTTGGCTCGGgcatctccttctcctggGCCGATGATAGTGATGGGCGGCGCTCGCTagctctttcttttgttgggGCACTCTCTtgcttctcctccctctctcgTTCCACTTCACCGAACTTTTGCTCGTCCACCCCCCGCGAATAGACGCTAGGCGCCCCGACGCTTTTTTCAACCTCTTTCTCAGACCTGGATGTCTCCTTACCATTAGCTTCCTGTATAGCAGAGGGGTCAGGGGCATCTTCCGGATTAGATGCAggcccatcttcttcttccacattATTTCCCTCCACATTGCTGTGACTATCAGAGGCGGAGGTAGAGCTCCCGTCTATGGTGTCTTGCACAGATGAACCATCGCAGGAGACCAGTGCTTCTTGTGATTGAGACATAAGCCTTGCGCTATTTTTCGCAGATAACTTGTCCAACAAGTCTCTGCCGGAAAGCCGCTTGGATCTTATTGTTCCGGCTTCGGATCCAACGATAGCTGTCATATCTGAACTGTTGTCATCTTTGATGTTGGCTGCAGCTGCCCCATCGAACACCTTGAGCGGGACCTTTCCCCTGGCGGTAGAGGAGTCTTGGTCTTCTGTATCGACTCCCACCGTGGAATCTTCTAGTTGTCGACTCTGAGAATCTCCACTGTCCTCACTCGCGTGTGAAGCAGCATAAGCAGATTCACCATTCGCTCGCCTCTCTAAGCAATCAGAGCAACGATAGGACTCCTGAGTAGAGCTTGCAACACTTGACGTGTCAAGTGTACCGCCTTTCTCCACTTCAACGGCGTGATCTGCAGGACATCCGTTCTTCGAATTGTCTGCAAGTTCTGGAATACCGGAATCGGGATTGCCATGCCTGGCCTCCCACTCTAACCGCTCTTCcatattcttctcttcaaaccTTCGCCCGATCTCGAGCTCCGCctcctcattttctttcagCTCTTTTTCGCGAACCTCATTCTCTTTCTGCCTTCTCTGTCGGATTACTTTCCATAACCTGAGTTGTGAGATCACACCTAGGACGGCAATAATGACTGTAGCGGCAAGCTCAACTTTAATATTACGAGTCACAGGGTAGGTACTTGTacccaaaggaaagatgtCGTCATTCAGAGCTAGAATTCGGTCAGAGGAATGATCGTGGGACTACTATGAGTCAAAGATAGGACTTACCCCAAATGTAAAGCCAGAACTCCTTCCAACCGGCGCGACTAAAGCAGTCGATCCCTAATGCAACAGCTGTACCTCCAGAAATACCAGTCGACACCATGAGTCCATAGGGTCTGGTGTAGTGGCTAAATGACAGGGCGTAAAATGCGACTGAGATAGCGCCGATGAACCCGCTTTTGGAATCCGTCTGTGTGAGAAGGCCGCCTGGCTTAAGGGAGAGAAGCCACATGCTGCTGCAGAATCCGCCTAGAAGACAGCCAAGCCCCTCTGTTAATTCCTTAAATACAAGCGATAGCGCCCCGAAAGTCACTCCTGTAAAGAAAATGGCGACGAGGTAGGCGCCCTGAATCGCGACACGCACGGGGGGATTCATGACGTAGACGATGAGAACCTGCAAGGGCGAAGTTGGTTAGAATGGATGCACGCTTAGAGACAGGAAGCGAAGCTCACAGTTACTCCAATAGCAGCTAAGAAAGTGGTTGATAGGAAGACTTGGATCCTGAGCCTCGTAAGCTATATCTACCATTTGTTATCAAGACATCAAATCTTACCATAGATTCCGTATTCCTATTATTGCGAGGACTGCGCCGGCGACGATGAGAAGGAAACCACCGATCCCCAACGCAGGTGTGATCGTAGGTTGCAAGGGGAGAGAACCAGGTGCGATTGGATTCGTTTCATCTGTTGAAATCAGTATTAAGAAGCAAGTATAGATTGGGCCTTTTCACTCACTGCCGGTTGGGACTGGCGTAGCCAGAGTCGCTGTAGCCGTAGTAGCCGAGGTGGTTGTATTCGACGCTGAGGTGGAATTGGCTGTAGCTGTCGCATGGCTTGTTGCGCTCGCGGTCGTTGCAGTGGTTGcatctgctgttgttgcagtGCCTTGGTCTGTTGCCCTAGCTTCTATGATGGCGATGCG
This DNA window, taken from Aspergillus flavus chromosome 5, complete sequence, encodes the following:
- a CDS encoding putative AP-2 adaptor complex subunit MU (unnamed protein product) produces the protein MLSGILIFNQKGENLIFRAFRNDCRPRLADIFRIQVISNPQVRSPILTLGSTTFSHVKHENIYLVAVTKSNANAALVFEFLYRLVMLGKSYFGKFDEEAVKNNFVLVYELLDEILDFGYPQNTETDTLKMYITTEGVKSAIVNNPTDSSRITMQATGALSWRRSDIKYRKNEAFVDVIEDVNLLMSATGTVLRADVNGQIVMRAYLSGTPECKFGLNDRLLLDTDAAGGSESGQRGMTTKGTRAAAGSVTLEDCQFHQCVKLGRFDADRIISFVPPDGEFELMRYRATENVNLPFKVHPIVREVGTTKVEYSVAIKANYSSKLFATNVVIRIPTPLNTAKTTERTSQGRAKYEPEHNNIVWKIARFSGGSEYVLTAEATLTSMTHQKAWSRPPLSLSFSLLMFTSSGLLVRYLKVFEKSNYSSVKWVRYMTRAGSYEIRCVLCQPSSLISSHYHCVQY
- a CDS encoding Golgin subfamily A member 7/ERF4 family-domain-containing protein, whose amino-acid sequence is MPESAGNHGSPEAQSIRPPDRAHLSQDPVVDRSNPLDERPRHIQSQASLRSQAQIASIPSHTGQHPGGENDVAEELAWGPAHPCYPHINPHVSVRSQEYHTTRIIRIRRDWMVRGDLAPTFSNLYPEILDPLLPEQEFRRIIATVNDKLVKAFDPFSLRNWIDGALALLTGWIWEDIGATGVKSQLKQIEDWVDNWNREVGAKDGVYIWSLRRTAYMSLDIQIPDPKVGIIPSERGPSLPGTRPSSGVV